Proteins from one Mycobacterium adipatum genomic window:
- a CDS encoding ATP-dependent DNA helicase — MNTTDQVTELLASAVSALGGAQRPGQVQMAEAVTEAFETGRHLAVQAGTGTGKSLAYLVPSIARAVAANEPVVVSTATIALQRQLVDRDLPRLADALAGTLPRRPTFALLKGRGNYLCLNKIHNGAAEPDELPQEALFDAVAATALGRDVKRLTDWSSDTETGDRDELVPGVPDRSWSQVSVSARECIGVSRCPFSTDCFSEKARAKAGTADVVVTNHALLAIDAIADASVLPEHSLLVVDEAHELVDRVTGVATGELSAAVLGAAQRRLGRLVADELAERLEAAGANLSAAIFDAEPGRIDHLDDELTTYLTALRDAAFTIRSAIDTTPSDPQAAAARTEAVTAVTEVGDIAARMLDSFGPAIPDRHDVVWLDQIENNRGGPKRAILRVAPLSVAGLLRTRLFQHCTTVLTSATLTIGGNFEAMAGAWGLNGGDPPPKWHGLDVGSPFDHAKSGILYVAKHLPPPGRDGTGSPAQLDEIEALINAAGGRTLGLFSSMRAAKATAEVMAERLSTPVLCQGEDTTAALVQRFADDEATSLFGTLSLWQGVDVPGRTLSLVLIDRIPFPRPDDPLLTARQRAIAARGGNGFMAVAANHAALLLSQGAGRLLRRVEDRGVVAVLDSRMATARYGGYLRASLPPFWATTDHERVIAALGRLTAG; from the coding sequence GCCTACCTCGTCCCGTCCATCGCGCGCGCGGTCGCAGCCAACGAGCCCGTGGTGGTGTCCACCGCCACCATTGCCCTGCAACGCCAGTTGGTGGACCGCGATCTGCCCCGGCTGGCCGACGCCCTGGCCGGCACGCTCCCCCGCCGGCCCACCTTCGCGCTGCTGAAGGGCCGCGGAAACTACCTGTGCCTGAACAAGATCCACAACGGCGCAGCAGAACCGGACGAACTGCCACAGGAGGCACTCTTCGATGCGGTGGCCGCCACCGCGCTGGGGCGCGATGTCAAACGGCTGACCGACTGGTCGTCGGACACCGAGACCGGTGACCGGGACGAGCTGGTACCCGGGGTGCCGGACCGCTCCTGGAGCCAGGTCAGCGTCTCGGCCCGCGAGTGCATCGGGGTGTCCCGGTGCCCGTTCAGTACCGACTGTTTCTCGGAGAAGGCCCGCGCCAAGGCGGGCACCGCCGACGTGGTGGTCACCAACCACGCACTGCTGGCCATCGATGCCATCGCCGATGCCTCGGTACTGCCCGAACACAGCCTGCTGGTGGTCGACGAGGCCCACGAACTGGTCGACCGGGTGACCGGTGTGGCCACCGGCGAACTGTCCGCGGCGGTGCTGGGGGCGGCGCAGCGCAGGCTGGGACGGTTGGTCGCCGACGAACTCGCCGAGCGGCTGGAGGCCGCCGGGGCAAATCTGTCCGCCGCCATCTTCGACGCCGAGCCCGGACGCATCGACCACCTCGACGACGAGCTCACGACCTACCTGACCGCGCTGCGCGACGCCGCGTTCACCATTCGCTCCGCGATCGACACCACCCCATCGGATCCGCAGGCGGCGGCCGCCCGCACCGAGGCCGTCACCGCGGTGACCGAGGTCGGCGACATCGCGGCACGCATGCTGGACTCGTTCGGGCCGGCCATCCCCGACCGCCACGACGTGGTGTGGCTCGACCAGATCGAGAACAACCGCGGCGGGCCGAAGCGGGCCATCCTGCGGGTCGCGCCGCTGTCGGTGGCAGGGTTGTTGCGCACCAGGCTCTTTCAGCACTGCACGACGGTGCTCACGTCGGCGACGCTGACCATCGGCGGCAACTTCGAGGCGATGGCCGGGGCCTGGGGGCTCAATGGCGGGGACCCACCGCCGAAGTGGCACGGCCTGGACGTCGGCTCACCGTTCGACCACGCCAAGTCCGGGATCCTGTACGTCGCCAAACATCTCCCCCCGCCCGGGCGCGACGGCACCGGCTCGCCGGCCCAGCTCGATGAGATCGAGGCGCTGATCAACGCCGCGGGCGGGCGCACCCTCGGATTGTTCTCCTCGATGCGGGCCGCGAAGGCGACCGCCGAGGTGATGGCCGAGCGACTTTCGACGCCGGTGTTGTGCCAGGGTGAGGACACCACCGCCGCCCTGGTCCAGCGATTCGCCGACGATGAGGCAACCTCGCTTTTCGGCACTCTGTCGCTCTGGCAAGGCGTGGACGTACCCGGGCGCACGCTGTCGTTGGTGCTGATCGACCGGATTCCGTTCCCGCGCCCCGACGATCCGCTGCTGACCGCGCGCCAGCGCGCCATCGCGGCGCGCGGCGGCAACGGGTTCATGGCGGTGGCGGCCAACCATGCCGCCTTGCTGCTGTCACAGGGCGCCGGACGGCTGCTGCGTCGCGTCGAGGATCGCGGTGTCGTCGCGGTGCTGGATTCCCGGATGGCCACCGCCCGCTACGGCGGTTATCTGCGCGCCTCGCTGCCGCCGTTCTGGGCGACGACCGATCACGAGCGGGTGATCGCCGCGCTGGGCCGGCTGACCGCCGGCTGA